The genomic segment aggtaatattgggttaatgggatctgtttcaacatctgctcatcttggaggtagtcaggttttgggtattattcctacaactttagctgaaggaaatattacaggtgttacgattggggaggaattaaaagtttcttctatgtatgaaagaatcactcaaatgattgaaaattctgatgcttttatcgcactactaggtggttttggtacataagaagaaattttttatacttttcttgggcacaacttaatatccataataaacctttgggcttgttgaatatcaataattattttgacagtttgttgacatttcttgataaagctgtggaacagaatttcatttcagaaaattcacgacggatgctcatctgtgcttcgactgccgaccaattaattgatgatttggaagcttttgttcataagcctgatccgatgataacaaagatcaattgttcgcaatcaagcagtaagaaaaggaagttggatcattgattcaaaagtcgtggattggtttgcgtttgttatcttcaataaaattccaggtgatatctctttcattatatactctttattaatagttattttgacattagggacaatgtcatattctgattggggggagaacaaactcaaaaaaaaaaattaaaaaaaataaaaaaataatatatattattttataataaaatcatgtttattgtttgtatctcagtaatttttgcaaaaatgtcatacattacatgtttgaaatatttaaattagaacatgcattaatctatttaagaatgtttaaatttttatttgaaaaaagtcaattttaatattctgatcaatataaaaatatgatttatgaaatctttttgagtgattaaccattgtgataaaatcaggtattaaaatatatggcccaagatatacctcaTAAGAGTGCCTATAATTTTAAACTctcacatattttgtgagtgagtggagaggactgagaaaacagctttcgagcctttattgatcatgagagagactatctattgtttagatcttgagttcttattttgaagaaaaaaaatgatatttcctgaaaaaaaagagagaaaaatacaaaaagaaaaatattgaagatctatgtaatttttaagttatatgctacgacccatatatctctcataaaaaaaaaacaaaaaacaaaaaagggagagaaatttattgtacaaattaaataaatatgtggtcaagaagcataaacttagtctgattcaaTGATGTTATGTAGGGGTGTTCAAACTTCGGATAAAACCGAAAATATCGAAAATCCAAACCGAAAAAAACCGAACATCAAACCGAACCGAAAGTCGAATTTTGTAATCGGATATAAATGTTAAAACCGAAGTTTATTTGGTTCGGTTTTGGATTATATATGTCAAAACCGAACAAACCgaaaaaccgaaatttcattaaattaataaatttttttatatttttatttatattatatattttaatatgataTTTAGTGAATGAAAAACCATTTTCAACAatttttagttgattgttgtttgttaaattaatttagacattatatttaaatatttaataagaaaacATATAGAAagttaacatattatattttacaatatatttacattattaatttaaataattataccaAAACCAAATAACCGACCGAAATAATTGAACCGTTTTGGTAGAAAATCGAACCGAACCGAAGAAAAATGGTTCGGATATCGGATTATATATTTCTAAAACTAAAAACCGAAATAAAAAACCGAAAATCGAACCGAACCGACCGATGAACACCCctaatgcaaaaaaaaaaaaaatatcaggaaaaaatatataataagaacaactagattttgaatcaatggattttctatcttttgattagtttggctcgtttgtctgtctgcattctgtaaaccatttttctgagcatttatctgtattccaactccatgagagatcgttgccataaattgaaacatttattaacctgtgaggatatggagttgagactcttactaggaatttctgaaggccatgtacatttaactacctgaaataagctttgaattgatcatctcaaattatttcataaattataattatgatgatcttgatataactttgacagttttcaaatttaatttaaacacttagacagttttgattacatttctatttaaattaatcaatatgttttgtaatgctattaatgcttaaattgctagggactagcaataagctggttgggaggtgtgataaacataaaaattttacattaattaaatgttttataatataaatatatagtttttgatttattaaatgtttaaatattatatgttttataataaattgtataaaatataagttgttgtgtaattacaagttcttactatttttttacaggttcgataaaacaagaataaacttggcgttgcaaatgggattaagatgattcttggacctgtagaaagttaatgttaatatctacaatattagTGGCAAGCAatagataaaaatcctctcacaattgggatcacattaagcaacaaataaagttaccaaaggagtggcagttttaccatgctctagtattttgaccatatttctcaaattacttggtcaaatggtttgaaaaaaataccacaagtagacaactcaattatctacatgttttttttatgtgaagaagcaaattcggagaagaagattttcaaaagtgatgtgtaatataatataatattttggaacaccaatgaagacttttgtgtaaaaaaataatattttatttgtggttttCTCCCCAAATTtagctataaataggggtgcattgtaatgtattgagatatccctcattttatgaacaaacctttgagttcataatatttctctctatattttttcctttatttcttcatttaaatataattagcatgttaatttcatattcaaagttttacactttgaataatgaatagctaacttcctaaagttgagatgaaaaggtgaaactcttggcatgataataaggttactaaaaggttagaatctatgttttatattatttaataattatttattgtttatgttatatttatttctttaagcatttttataccctacttataagtgggagttttgatttattgttgttatatgttacactaaattcttggaaccatttaaatgttagtttggtattaccaaccatttaaagtggatgccttgatttattatatataaatatattataatattaaattcttagaaccatttaaatgttagtttggttttaccaaccatttaaattagattccttgatttattatatatgaatatatcatagtattaatttattggtaccatttaaatgtttttttggttttaccaaccatttaacgTGAGAATCTTGATTtattgtttacaaatatatatagcacaataaatacttgaccacatttataagttttggtatatattatatacttataagataataatatataacataatataaatatgattatttaatatattggaaccattttattaagtgtatgttcgttaatgttaactttattaaaataccaagagtggatcctttaatctcaactaattaaattaaaatttgaacaattaaaaattaataattaaagattcaaacaactaaaaaaaataataaataaaaagacattgtagtggacttgtaattaccttagcttcctcgtggatacgatattcgaactcatcgaattatactacttgtggacaacctgctcttgggagtgcaactatcaaagtcgcaacaataTGACCACTGGAACGGCACATGACAGCAAGAGATCCAAACAATCGCATGGTACAGAATTTTTCTTGTGTTCTCGGTTTGAGCTTTGTGTTGTCCTAGATGTTTGGGTGGATCttgttggcttctagcccttagccatgattcacacaatacctcatgatgtttagatcatgccatggtcgatcatatggccactggaatgatacatgacagcaagaacaagcaacACTTCCCACGGTACAGCAtatgtgttctcgggtgaagcaTTGGATTGTTTTGGGtggttgcttggattgtggttggctttcagcccttagccatggtctgaGACACTTCTtagaatgttggtaagaggctctggtcagtggttcaagcccccaATGGCCAAAGCCTTGAAAACGAAGCCAAGGAATCACAGCAGCCGCTGCTGCATTTTCTGGACAGCAGCTTTGAGCTTCACTTCAGAGGgctgtttcgagttcttggttggcttttagcctatggccttggattggacagtaccttattgagttaggaaggtcatgtttttggcctttTGTGATtaggttaagtttagaggtcgtactagaattttttacggtgcaatgtgccaaagtgactctcgaaagagcgtttcatgattttggcctccatgcacaattttcctTTATTACAGCCCTTAgtatatatttttcagtattttaggtgtattttaatcatgactaaatgatggttcgatgttggttcgggttggtccggagtcatggttagatactaagttcgttgggcgtaattgtctcgtttttagttcgattatgaACTGTTGGTAAAGTTGAGATTATTTTCAtgtgtctcatgttagaattaggtcgcagcatgCGTGGAATCGATCCAACTGAATTGGTAAATTAAAAcaggataataattatattacgtgcaaaaaaaaaatagaaaatatttatttttgagatatatgcaatatgtcttgtggccaccttatgcttatgggattgcttcacccggtgacttacgaccggtttacgattatgtatgggtacggatatccagtccaagggttgTAATGATcactaccgcccagtatactgtggtttagtctgatcagacgtgcatgttatgttatgggccacttgcgtagaacattatctctacagaaaaattacgatatgatatgttatgatagagctctatcgagcaaagcttttacgtatgattttcagatatgcacgtatttataattactcacgatacgattttcacgttacgctttacgatacgatatttttacgttgcaggcgattttatgatatatttacttgttattcttgatatatgcatgctgagtctttagactcactagaattgattgttgtaggtactgacgatgcagaggctgagggcggggaccagtgagttagctcggatcggcggtagtacgaacccgaggacctcatgtttagttattcagttttatgttcaaactctttttataacttttatatattttaagttattgtttaaaacattattcagtttccgctgctatgtttatgttaaaccgttgggttattttatgaaagtttttatacgttgcaagtttatttatttaaagagaaaatttttaataattccgcaaaattatgaacaCGAAATACGGGccgtcacagttggtatcaaagcgatGTTTCTTTTAAAGGGTTGTActtactactgatctcgagaagttcacgaagtcacgtcttcatTCTGTAAGTCATACTTTAACGTATTACATTTTTTGAGCATGAAATAGTTTACCAGCATgttctcatgaaatattttatcagcatgttctcatgaaaaatattttatgttaagattatgttttagcaattatatatttaaatttcaagaaaaatagtagaattattgcatgttggttacgtaaggATTTTACATggtacagtatgcctcctagacgagttATTGACCGCCGAGGGGTGCTGAAAGCGAGGCTGATGAGACTTAGAACCGTTATGAGGATAGAGGTCCAtcgccacctcctccaccacctgaTATGCATACCCCGATGATGGCGGGTATGACCCAGTTCTTCGCGCAGttcgcggggaacaatgctgcagcGGTATCTAGGCCGCCTAGACCTGAGGCTATatgtgagcggttcatgaagatgaacccgaaggagttcactGGGACATCTGATCCCATggttgctgagggatggattaagtccctagAGGTTACTTTCAGATTTATGGAGCTGGAGGATGTTGACAGGGTCCGCTGTGCGACCTATCTttttggaggagacgcccgtCTATGGTGGGAGGGCGCATCTGTAGCTCTGGATCTAGCAACTCTCAGTTGGACGCGCTTTAGAGAGGTATTGTTCTCTAAGTATTTTACAGATGATGTGCGTTCGAGGTTGACCATggagtttatgaccctgagACTGGGtgacatgactgttacggagtttatccgtaaatttgagaggggttgtcactttgtacccctgatcgcgaaCGACGAGGGTGCCAGGCTtaggcacttcatggatggattgcgatcgatcttgcgccgtgatgttcggGTTGGTAGCCCTATGACATATGAGGTCGATGTTTCTAGAGCTCTTTGTGTAGAGCAGAATCAGAGAGATATCGAGAATGACCGCCAGGGTAAGCGGCCATTTCAGGCGCCCCAccgccctcctcagcagcagcagcagcagcataagaggcctttccatggGCCATCGAGGAGCAGagagcagcagcagggacgtgtgGTTCCGAGGAGGAAGGAGTACCCGGTCTGTGCCAGGTTCATACGCCGCCATACCAGAACTTGCATGTATGGCTCTGGGAAGTGTTTCAAGTGTGGCGGTACTGGCCATTTGCTAAAAGATTGTCCTCAGGGGACATTGCCTACTCAGGGCATAGTGTTTGCACTCCATGCAGCGGAGGAGAACCCAGGGACTATGctcttgacaggtatcttaaatctttaagtttatatttgggaAATTTTAGCATATTTAATTCAGCATTTTGGGATTAATTTCTTTGAATTATTGGGTTATAATATTTGAACTTAGAAATTATGATAAGATTGCATGTTCTATTCTGGTCGTTTTGGGATtctaagttagaagaacttttacCTTCGCATGTCTATAGGATTAATTCTGGTAAATTATTGGATTTAGATagatgttccaacctttcaggaagAATATTTATAGGCGGAGCTTCTACGAACGCCTTGAttgattcaggggccactcattcattcatatctgagaCCTTTGCAAATTCCATTGAGGTCAAGATGATTGGATCGGATGTGGCGTATTCTGTGGTTGTTCCATCTGGCAAGGAGATGGCAGCGACTAGCGTAGtacgagacatagacctcgagcttcatggaaATCTTGTCTATGCGGATTTGATCGTGCTGCCAATGCTAGAGTTCGATATTatccttgggatggattggctgcACAAGAACAGAGTACTTATTGAttttcagcggagatctgttctagtccgaccgcttggAAGGGAGCAGTTCCTATTTGAGCCTGACAGGTACTTTAATTTGCCTATCATGCTATCTTGTATTcgggctaggaagctcatgcataggggTTGTCGAGCATTCATTGCGACCATTATATCTGTTCTCGAGGTCCCCAGCCAGTCAGTTGCAGATGTCCCAGTTGTCAGGGACTTTTCAGACGTTTTTcttgatgacgtctctggtagaCCACCGGTACGAGAGGTTGAGTTTTCgatcgatcttatgccaggtaccgagCCTATCTCTAAGGCGCCATACAGATTAGCACCGTCAGAGATGGTTGagctcaagaaacagattcaggagcttcttgacaaggactttattcgcccgagtttctctccatggggcgcgcctgtctttttcttgaagaagaaaGGCGGATCtttgaggctttgcattgactaccgagagttgaacagggttacagtgaagaataaatatccacttccgaggatcgaggatttgtttgattaGTTGTAGGGAGACTCAgaattctccaagatagatctgcgttccggatatcaccagttgagggtgaaagacgccgatacttttaagactgcttttaggactcgttatgggcacttcgagttccttgtgatgccgtttggtctgacgaatgcgccggcgatcttcatggatctcatgaatcgtgtatttcagtcgtatcttgatcagttcgttatTGTATTCATAGACGATATTCTCGTATACTCAAAGAGTCAAGAGGATCACAACAGGCATCTGACCGCAGTATTGCAGACGTTGCAGAGGCACAAGCTGttcgctaagttcagcaagtgtgagttctggttagagaaagtggcgttcctaggccacatcatatctagcagtggcattgaggtagacccagcgaaggttgcgacagtcagagattgggagGTGCCGCAGAGTGCATCAGAGATCTGTAGTTTCCTTGGTCTAgaaggatactatcggaagtttattcagggtttctcctctatcgcagttccactcacgtcattgactaagaagaatgctaagtacgtgtggagcgatgagtgccagaagagcttcgattctttgaagcaagctcttatttcagcgccgatcttggccatgccttcagggcccggagatttcgTATTGTATatcgatgcttcgaagctcggtctaggcgcagtgttgatgcagcatgggaaagtaatagcgtatgcttctcgtcagttgaagaatcacgagaagaactaccctactcatgatcttgagttagctgctatagtatttgccttgaagatttggaggcattatctatacggagagaagtgtcagatctttaccgaccacaagagcctcaagtacttctttacgcagaaagagttgaatatacgtcagaggcattggttggagttagtcaaggattatgactgtgacattagctaccatcctggtaaagctaatgtagtaggagatgctttgagccggaaaatcgcagtgatggctcatttgacagttcaGAGGCTTCTTTAGaatgagattcagaggtttgatctagagatttatactcaaggtagagttccccgtttatctaccttgacgattaagtcttctttattagaccgtattcgcagcggtcagtcatctgatgagcagttggcgaagtggaggcagagagatgaggtgaagggcagtgttttgtacatAGTGAGTGATGGCATTGTTCGTtatcgagataggatatgggttcctagcagcgataTTATTCGAGCAGACATATTAGCTAaggcccacatgtccccgtactctattcatcctgggagtacgaagatgtacatggatctgcagatgttatattggcggcctggtatgaagagagagatccggagatttgtatccgagtgtttgacttgtcagcttgtgaaagctgaacatcagagaccaacCGGCTTACTCAAGCCACTTCCCAttctcgagtggaagtgggagaacattaacatggatttcgtggttggtttACCGAAGTCGGCTAGAggttcgaatgctatatgggtgattgttgatcgtctaaccaagtcagcgcatttcttgcctattaagacgactttctccatgattcagtatgccgagtTATATATCAGTGaaatagtccgattgcacggtaTCCCAgtctctattgtttctgacagagatccgagattcacttcctcattttggaagagtctgcattcagcgatgggtacgaagttgttgtttagcacagcttttcaccctcagacagatggtcaatcagagagagttattcagatcttggaggatcttctccgtgcttgtgtcatcgatttctcagagATCTGAGAATCGAagttgccattagtggagtttacctataacaacagctttcagtcatctataggtatggcaccTTATGAAACACCGtacggaaggaagtgtagatcgcctattcattgggatgaagtaggcgaGAGATCAAAGTTAGGAGCAGAGATCGTTCAGCAGACTACTGATCTCGTAGTCGTAtgacaggatgaggactgctcagagtcgacagaagagttatgccgaccgaaggaggagagatctagagtttgccattggcgaccatgtttttgtgaagatagcaccgatgtagggtgtcatgagattcggAAAGAAGGggaagcttagtccgaggttcatcggacaatttgagatcctcgacagagttgggacattagcatatcgtattgctcttccgccgaatctggccggagtacacaatgtgttccatgtgtcgatgttgaggaagtatttaGTGAACCATTCTCATgtgttgaactttgagccgttgtagttttctccgaacttgtcttatgaagagagaacagtgcaaatcttagaccgtaaggagaagaagcttcggaacaaggtgatcaaatcagtgaaggtcaagtggcttaatcattccgatgaggaagctacttgggagtcagaGTCAGAAATGCGGAGTCGCTTTCCAGatttattcggtaagttctaatttcgaggacgtaATTTTAGTTAAGAGGGAGAGTGTTGTAGTACCCGAACAACCAATATGCGTATatatgtgcataatttctattatttaattttaaatggttattattttaagaaattgttgatttaattgcatttaaatcatttaggttatttttaaggattttaaatcgcatatttaaaatttaagctTTTTGgatatatacgcgagaccggacTGAAGATAGGAAATcagagatgaattttatgatcccaaaatattcctaaatttattccgagctaagaaataatttatgttgatgaaatcaagtggatttaagtctactttaattaattaatcaccaatttaattgtaggcttcttaatttatcaagattatgcttaattaacttTTAATGAAGCTTATCTAACctaggattctacttagcaaaacttaaacaaatcctaCACCAATTTGGGAAGACAAGTCTTGGTCCTCTCCACTCCACACAATCCCAACTTGACACCATTTAACTCTCCCAGCAAGAAAACAAAGGCCACCCATACATCATGCATgttccccccccccccaccccccccaacttgacatcattTACTCCCCCATGCACCACCTTATTTGACCACAAGCCTTCACCACCTTCTCCACTCTCCCTAGCACGAAAATTGGGAGATTTGGCAGCTCCCATTCTTGGCCAAGACAACAACAATAGCAAGGTGTCTTCATTTCCGTTGCCGTGTCTCCCGATCCGacgtattgtgttgtttattgtaaaaacaacttaaggcatgtctatattatttctttgctcttcaatcaagttatatatcTATTTTAAACCATTACATGTGGTTGATCCATGACAAAACCGAAATCATGTCAAGAAACATTAGAAAATTCTGTGCAGTATGTTTTTGGCTTTCATTTGTACCTCACGGTTTCGGCTTGTTTTGTGGTTCAGGAGCTTGGCTCGATTTCCAGGCACCCAAGGCTGTATCTAGACAtgatttagagtgtgttaggaaggAGTTAGTCCATTGGTTTAAGTGACCTTTTCCCCCAGCAACACTGAATGGACAGCAACTCTCCATAGAGCAGATTTGAGTTTCGATTTTCTTGGTTTGTTGTCTAAGGTATgtgttcgaaccatggctatCCTAGGCGCTGTAGTCATGGTTAGAATACTTGCTTAGCATTTCTAGGACATGACAAAGATTCCCTTTCATGGCTTGATTCATGGTCCCGtcggtttttaaaataaacaagatAAGTTCCCCTTCGGTTTcagtttttctgaattttgtttgtgtgtgtgaagCTTCAGCTTCTTGGTTTGTGGTGGATCTTgtttggcttctagcccttagccacggttcccacagtacctcatgatgtctagatcgagccatggttgatcatatgaccactggaacgacacatgaCAGCAAGCGATCCAAACAATCGCATGGTACAGAATTTTCCTTGTGTTCTCGGTTTGAGCTttgtgttgtcctaggtgtttgggtggatcttggttggcttctagcccttagccatggttcacacaatacctcatgatgtttagatcatgccatggtcaatcatatggccactggaatgatacattacagcaagaacaagcaacACTCCCCACGGTACATCAtatgtgttctcgggtgaagcaTTGGATTGTTTTGGGtggttgcttggattgtggttggctttcagcccttagccatggtctgaGCCACTCCTtagaatgttggtaagaggatccggtcggtggttcaagcccccaATGGCCAAAGCCTTGAAAACGAAGCCAAGGAATCACAGCAGCCGCTGCTGCATTTTCTGGACAGCAGCTTtgagcttcggttcagagggatgtttcgagttcttggttggcttttagcctatggccttggactggacagtaccttattgag from the Primulina tabacum isolate GXHZ01 chromosome 8, ASM2559414v2, whole genome shotgun sequence genome contains:
- the LOC142554655 gene encoding uncharacterized protein LOC142554655 gives rise to the protein MAGMTQFFAQFAGNNAAAVSRPPRPEAICERFMKMNPKEFTGTSDPMVAEGWIKSLEVTFRFMELEDVDRVRCATYLFGGDARLWWEGASVALDLATLSWTRFREVLFSKYFTDDVRSRLRHFMDGLRSILRRDVRVGSPMTYEVDVSRALCVEQNQRDIENDRQGKRPFQAPHRPPQQQQQQHKRPFHGPSRSREQQQGRVVPRRKEYPVCARFIRRHTRTCMYGSGKCFKCGGTGHLLKDCPQGTLPTQGIVFALHAAEENPGTMLLTDRCSNLSGRIFIGGASTNALIDSGATHSFISETFANSIEVKMIGSDVAYSVVVPSGKEMAATSVVRDIDLELHGNLVYADLIVLPMLEFDIILGMDWLHKNRVLIDFQRRSVLVRPLGREQFLFEPDRKLMHRGCRAFIATIISVLEVPSQSVADVPVVRDFSDVFLDDVSGRPPVREVEFSIDLMPESRGSQQASDRSIADVAEAQAVR